A genomic stretch from Lagenorhynchus albirostris chromosome 12, mLagAlb1.1, whole genome shotgun sequence includes:
- the NMBR gene encoding LOW QUALITY PROTEIN: neuromedin-B receptor (The sequence of the model RefSeq protein was modified relative to this genomic sequence to represent the inferred CDS: inserted 3 bases in 2 codons; substituted 2 bases at 2 genomic stop codons): protein MPLESLSNLSRTTGVNQRGFVPEVLERDFLPAPDGTTVEFVIRCVIPSLYLLIITVGLLGNIMLVKIFITNSAMXVPSIFISNLAVGDVLLLITCVPMDASRYFFDEWMFRKVGCKLIRVIQLTSVGVSVFTRTALSTHRYTXFEMGMGIQTSGAVLWTCVKAVGIWVVSVLLAVPEAMFSQVAHIGGLDNGSFTACIPYPQTDELHPKIHSVLLFSVYFLIPLVIISIYYYHVARTXIKSAHNLLGEYNEHYQKQVETQKGLAKIVLVFVCCFVFCWFPNHILYMYRSFNYNEIDPSLGHMIITLVAQVLSFCSSCVNPFTLYLLSESFRRHFNSQLCCGRKSYREISSTYLLSSSAVRVTSLKKNAKNMVTKSVLLSGHNVKXEMAHVILCHHISDFGHSTHYLKRTYSRISTE, encoded by the exons ATGCCCCTCGAGTCTCTTTCCAACCTCTCCCGGACCACGGGCGTGAATCAGAGAGGTTTCGTTCCAGAGGTCTTGGAAAGGGATTTCCTACCCGCCCCGGACGGGACCACTGTGGAGTTCGTGATCCGCTGTGTGATCCCGTCCCTCTACCTGCTCATCATCACAGTGGGCTTGCTGGGCAACATCATGCTGGTGAAGATCTTCATCACCAACAGCGCCAT AGTCCCCAGCATCTTCATCTCTAACCTGGCCGTTGGGGACGTGCTGCTGCTGATCACCTGCGTCCCTATGGATGC ATCCCGCTACTTCTTTGACGAGTGGATGTTCAGAAAGGTGGGCTGCAAACTCATCCGGGTGATCCAGCTCACCTCCGTGGGGGTGTCCGTGTTCACTCGCACTGCCCTCAGCACCCACAG GTATACT TAATTTGAAATGGGTATGGGTATCCAGACATCAGGGGCAGTGCTGTGGACCTGTGTGAAGGCCGTGGGTATCTGGGTGGTCTCGGTGCTGTTGGCTGTTCCAGAAGCCATGTTTTCCCAAGTGGCGCACATCGGTGGCTTGGATAATGGCAGCTTCACGGCGTGTATACCCTATCCTCAGACTGATGAATTACATCCAAAGATTCATTCAGTGCTCCTCTTCTCGGTCTACTTCCTTATACCACTTGTTattattagtatttattattatcatgttGCAAGGA TAATTAAAAGTGCACATAATCTTCTGGGAGAATACAATGAACATTACCAAAA GCAGGTGGAAACACAGAAAGGCCTGGCCAAAATTGTGCTGGTCTTTGTGTGTTGCTTTGTCTTCTGCTGGTTTCCAAATCACATCCTTTACATGTATAGGTCTTTCAACTATAATGAGATTGACCCATCTCTAGGCCACATGATTATCACCTTAGTGGCCCAGGTTCTGAGCTTTTGCAGTTCTTGTGTCAATCCATTTACTCTTTATCTGCTCAGTGAAAGCTTCAGGAGGCACTTCAATAGCCAGCTGTGTTGTGGAAGGAAGTCCTATCGAGAGATATCAAGCACCTACCTACTCAGCTCCTCCGCAGTGCGTGTGACATCCCTGAAAAAAAATGCTAAGAACATGGTGACCAAATCTGTATTACTTAGTGGGCACAATGTGAAGTAGGAAATGGCACATGTGATTTTGTGCCATCACATTAGTGATTTTGGCCATTCAACTCACTACCTGAAAAGAACTTACTCTCGTATCTCTACTGagtaa